In Deltaproteobacteria bacterium, the following are encoded in one genomic region:
- a CDS encoding VOC family protein produces MRVEHLGIYANDSEGLSRWYREKLGFSVVRKLEKEGRPPIYFLEGEGGWQIEILPSPSPPHKRELTDPGYSHVGLVVEDFDRTAGLLQSKGVSLHDVRDTSNGWKIGYFEDPEGNRLEIVYRPRGG; encoded by the coding sequence ATGAGAGTCGAACACTTGGGTATCTATGCCAATGACTCGGAGGGCCTGTCCCGGTGGTACCGTGAGAAGCTTGGTTTCTCCGTTGTCCGCAAGCTGGAGAAGGAGGGAAGGCCCCCGATCTACTTCCTGGAAGGGGAGGGAGGATGGCAGATCGAGATCCTCCCCTCGCCTTCGCCGCCTCACAAGAGAGAACTGACCGATCCGGGGTACAGCCATGTTGGATTGGTGGTCGAAGACTTTGACCGGACAGCCGGCCTTCTCCAATCCAAAGGCGTCTCCCTCCATGACGTCCGTGACACCAGCAATGGCTGGAAGATCGGATACTTTGAAGACCCGGAGGGCAACCGTCTGGAGATCGTCTACCGGCCGCGAGGAGGATAG
- a CDS encoding cyclase family protein, producing MLIEFSYSLDPKEIVMPGDIAPPEVRPRSRMVQGPAPGEEGRGVRWGSYNNTSIVEFFVHTGTHIDVPFHVSPEALKLEDFEISDFVFDKPLLLEIPKGDMERISVEDLKPSEARLAESDLLLVYTGFSEVRKTDPKRYVAGQPSFSVDAAHYLVDNFNLRGVGVDLIGIENIPEAKGLSPQFPVHKTFLLKKKRRFLLVEDANLAPLVGRTISRAYVIPLRLFGLEAMPVTAFADVED from the coding sequence ATGCTGATCGAATTCTCCTACTCTCTGGACCCGAAAGAGATCGTGATGCCGGGCGATATCGCCCCGCCCGAGGTGAGGCCACGATCCCGGATGGTCCAAGGCCCGGCCCCGGGTGAAGAGGGCCGGGGGGTCCGCTGGGGATCTTACAACAATACGAGTATCGTCGAGTTTTTTGTCCATACCGGAACGCACATCGATGTTCCCTTTCACGTGAGCCCGGAGGCCTTGAAGCTGGAGGACTTCGAGATCTCGGATTTCGTATTCGATAAGCCCCTTCTCCTGGAGATTCCCAAAGGCGACATGGAGAGAATATCGGTCGAGGATCTCAAACCCTCGGAGGCCAGGCTCGCCGAGAGCGATCTTCTCCTTGTCTATACCGGGTTTTCCGAGGTCCGAAAGACCGACCCAAAGCGGTATGTGGCCGGACAGCCGAGCTTCTCAGTCGACGCTGCTCACTATCTCGTGGACAACTTCAATCTCCGGGGAGTGGGAGTCGATCTGATAGGGATCGAGAACATCCCCGAGGCAAAGGGGCTGAGTCCTCAGTTTCCGGTGCACAAGACCTTTCTCTTGAAGAAGAAGCGCAGGTTCCTCCTGGTGGAGGATGCGAACCTTGCGCCCCTGGTCGGCAGAACAATTTCCCGGGCCTATGTGATTCCCCTTCGCCTCTTTGGGCTGGAAGCCATGCCCGTAACCGCCTTTGCCGATGTGGAGGACTGA
- a CDS encoding GntR family transcriptional regulator — MRDLAELLEEANLERRLFEFPVPRYYQLSRVLQKLIQDEAFQPGDRFPTEEAISNCFHVSRPTANKAVQLLIHEGYLSRDKGLGTYVKEKPLVEFTFLTDSLSFAEQFPPDVPIRNELIWSKTVAATPKVAKALDLQPGAPTVLMRRLRFVYGHPLMVCDSQLSAERFPEIAKKEFVRDSLYATLAERYDCPVLSSERFTVAIEITEREVADLLEIQPFSPALMITGTSFTHGRRPVDYLRTFLREGSVLKTKVTRRTEKNRGIKTDPGK; from the coding sequence ATGAGAGATCTCGCAGAACTTCTCGAAGAAGCGAACCTGGAGCGGCGCCTTTTTGAATTCCCCGTGCCCCGCTACTATCAGCTCAGCCGGGTCCTTCAAAAGCTGATCCAGGACGAGGCATTCCAACCGGGGGACCGATTTCCAACCGAGGAGGCGATCTCAAACTGCTTTCACGTGAGCCGTCCCACGGCCAACAAGGCGGTCCAACTCTTGATCCACGAGGGGTATCTGTCCCGCGACAAGGGGCTGGGGACCTATGTCAAGGAGAAACCCCTGGTTGAGTTCACCTTCCTTACGGACAGTCTGAGTTTTGCCGAACAGTTTCCCCCGGATGTACCCATACGAAACGAGTTGATCTGGAGCAAGACCGTGGCCGCCACGCCGAAAGTGGCCAAGGCCCTCGACCTCCAGCCGGGGGCCCCTACGGTGCTGATGAGGCGATTGAGGTTCGTGTATGGCCACCCCCTCATGGTATGTGATTCCCAACTTTCGGCTGAGAGATTTCCGGAGATTGCAAAGAAGGAGTTTGTTCGAGACAGCCTCTATGCGACACTCGCAGAGAGGTACGACTGCCCCGTCCTGTCCTCAGAGAGGTTCACCGTCGCAATCGAAATCACGGAGCGCGAAGTTGCAGACCTTCTCGAAATCCAGCCTTTCTCTCCTGCCCTGATGATAACCGGCACTTCATTCACCCATGGGCGCAGGCCGGTAGACTACCTGAGGACCTTCCTGCGGGAGGGCTCGGTACTCAAGACGAAGGTTACTCGCCGCACGGAAAAGAACAGGGGGATCAAAACAGATCCTGGAAAGTAA